A portion of the Saimiri boliviensis isolate mSaiBol1 chromosome 1, mSaiBol1.pri, whole genome shotgun sequence genome contains these proteins:
- the SLC66A3 gene encoding LOW QUALITY PROTEIN: solute carrier family 66 member 3 (The sequence of the model RefSeq protein was modified relative to this genomic sequence to represent the inferred CDS: deleted 1 base in 1 codon), with protein MEAALLGLCSWSTLGVCAALKLPQISAVLRRAARGARGLSLQSLLLELAGFLVFLQYQCYYGYPPLTHLEYPILLAQGNSPSLSAGLPRLSPAPLTGSLSLSGVILLLCIFHFNGNVKQAVPYVAVLGSSWFVLALQKWIRDLAMNFCTFISAASKFAQLQCLWKTRDSGAVSALTWSLSSYTCATRIITTLMTTNDFTILIRFVIMLALNIWVTVTVLRYRKTAMKAE; from the exons ATGGAGGCGGCGCTGCTGGGGCTGTGCAGCTGGAGCACGCTGGGCGTGTGCGCCGCGCTGAAGCTGCCGCAGATCTCTGCGGTGCTG CGGCGCGCGGCGCGCGGCGCGCGgggcctcagtctccagagtttGCTTCTGGAGCTGGCGGG GTTCCTGGTGTTTCTCCAGTACCAGTGTTACTATGGGTACCCACCACTGACCCACCTGGAGTACCCCATCCTCCTCGCGCAAGGTAACAGCCCTTCCCTGTCCGCCGGGCTGCCGCGGCTCTCCCCTGCCCCCCTCACTGGGAGCCTCTCTCTTTCTGGTGTCATCCTCCTGCTCTGTATCTTTCATTTTAATGGGAACGTGAAGCAGGCCGTGCCCTACGTCGCTGT ATTGGGGTCTTCTTGGTTCGTCCTCGCCCTGCAGAAGTGGATCAGAGACCTGGCCATG AATTTCTGTACTTTCATCAGCGCGGCCAGTAAGTTTGCGCAGCTCCAGTGTCTGTGGAAGACGAGAGACTCGGGAGCGGTGAGTGCACTGACTTGGAGCCTCTCCTCCTACACCTGTGCAA caagaaTAATCACAACCTTAATGACCACCAATGATTTTACAA TTCTTATACGTTTTGTGATCATGCTGGCTTTAAATATATGGGTAACAGTGACAGTACTTCGCTACCGGAAAACCGCCATGAAGGCTGAATGA